One segment of Thermodesulfobacteriota bacterium DNA contains the following:
- a CDS encoding ABC transporter substrate-binding protein, with protein MKIIYGKKKGAYFIRGFTLFLTLLSLTGFPACLREPKSDRNILVIGLESSPTNLDPRYATDANSYRLTQVLFNPLFKLDPHFNPVPDIVKRWYNPNDTTYIFHLREGVQFHDGSELISKDVKYTFDTILNPSFKSPHMGAFEKIKSIETLDRYTVKFILKEPFAPFLINLAIMGIVPEHAAQKSSDRFSNQPIGTGPFKLTEFLPDEKIVLKANTDYFEGKPRLSGIVFKIVPDSTVRLLELSQGGIHLLQNDIPPDLFPFLEKRDNLKIVKEEGTTYSYLGFNLKDPVLKNIKVREAIAHAIDRESIIRYILKGLVTSASGTLSPHNWAYEGNVKIFEYNKTKTLRLLNEAGFKDPDGDGPETRFKLTFKTSTDRLRKRIAEIIQQQLRVVGIGIEIMSYEWGTLYSDIKSGNFQMYSLSWVGITDPDMLYYIFHSSSIPPNGANRGGYINQRLDKLTGKGRVILDISRRKRVYSEVQKILAEDLPYVSLWYTTNVAVMNKSVHGFVVYPAGDFISLKDVWMDN; from the coding sequence ATGAAAATTATCTATGGTAAAAAAAAAGGTGCCTATTTTATTAGAGGGTTCACCCTTTTCCTTACCCTCTTATCCTTGACAGGCTTCCCAGCCTGTCTAAGAGAACCGAAATCAGATAGAAACATCCTTGTCATAGGTCTTGAGAGCAGTCCCACTAACCTTGACCCCAGGTATGCCACTGATGCAAATTCCTACCGTTTAACCCAGGTCCTATTTAATCCTCTCTTTAAACTAGACCCTCATTTTAATCCTGTGCCGGATATAGTTAAAAGATGGTATAACCCCAATGACACCACATATATATTTCATTTAAGAGAGGGAGTTCAGTTTCATGACGGTTCAGAGCTTATCTCAAAAGACGTAAAATACACCTTCGATACAATTCTTAATCCTTCTTTCAAATCACCCCATATGGGTGCTTTTGAAAAGATTAAGTCAATAGAGACCCTGGATAGATATACAGTAAAATTTATACTTAAGGAGCCGTTTGCCCCTTTCTTAATAAACCTGGCAATTATGGGGATTGTTCCAGAGCATGCTGCCCAGAAATCCTCAGACAGGTTTAGTAATCAACCAATCGGAACCGGTCCTTTTAAACTGACAGAATTTCTTCCTGATGAAAAAATAGTACTGAAGGCGAATACCGATTACTTTGAGGGTAAGCCCAGGTTGAGCGGGATAGTTTTCAAGATAGTACCCGATAGTACAGTCAGGTTACTGGAATTGAGCCAGGGGGGTATCCATCTTTTACAGAACGACATCCCCCCGGATTTATTCCCCTTTTTGGAGAAAAGGGACAATTTAAAGATTGTCAAAGAGGAAGGAACTACCTATTCCTACCTCGGATTCAATCTAAAAGACCCTGTTTTGAAGAATATAAAGGTCAGAGAGGCTATTGCCCATGCTATAGACAGGGAGTCAATAATAAGGTATATATTAAAGGGACTTGTTACCTCCGCCAGTGGAACTCTTTCTCCCCATAATTGGGCATATGAGGGAAACGTTAAGATATTTGAATACAACAAAACAAAGACATTAAGACTGCTGAATGAGGCAGGGTTTAAAGACCCTGATGGCGATGGCCCGGAGACAAGGTTTAAATTGACATTCAAGACATCCACTGACCGGCTTAGAAAAAGGATAGCGGAGATTATCCAACAGCAACTGAGAGTTGTTGGGATCGGCATAGAAATTATGAGTTATGAATGGGGGACCCTCTATTCAGACATAAAGTCAGGGAACTTTCAAATGTATAGCCTTTCATGGGTTGGTATTACCGATCCTGACATGCTGTACTATATCTTTCATTCTTCCAGCATCCCTCCTAACGGTGCAAATCGTGGAGGATATATAAACCAAAGGCTGGACAAACTAACCGGAAAGGGCAGAGTTATACTGGATATCTCCAGGAGAAAGAGGGTTTACAGTGAGGTACAGAAGATACTGGCAGAAGACCTTCCCTATGTGAGTCTCTGGTATACCACCAATGTAGCGGTTATGAATAAGTCAGTTCATGGTTTTGTGGTGTATCCAGCAGGAGATTTTATCTCCCTGAAGGATGTGTGGATGGACAATTAG
- a CDS encoding NUDIX hydrolase, producing MEREYSDYPVLGVGGIVFLDDRVVLVKRGKEPGYRTWSIPGGTVKLGETMKDAAKREIYEETELKVDTLEIVKIVDPIIRDENNRILFHFVLVDFLCKYKSGKLRADSDALDARAVPIPELPGYGLPEATLEVIDKALYLLKKGASKA from the coding sequence ATGGAAAGAGAGTATTCTGACTATCCCGTTCTGGGGGTTGGAGGTATAGTGTTTTTAGATGACAGGGTAGTATTGGTAAAGAGAGGCAAAGAACCAGGCTACAGAACATGGAGCATTCCAGGTGGTACAGTTAAGTTAGGGGAGACCATGAAGGACGCCGCCAAAAGGGAGATTTATGAAGAAACAGAATTGAAGGTAGATACCCTTGAAATTGTAAAGATTGTGGATCCAATAATCAGGGATGAGAATAATCGCATATTGTTCCATTTCGTTCTTGTAGACTTTCTTTGTAAATACAAGTCTGGAAAACTAAGGGCTGACTCCGATGCCCTTGATGCTCGAGCTGTCCCCATACCTGAACTTCCAGGCTATGGTTTACCTGAGGCTACCTTGGAGGTAATAGATAAGGCATTGTATTTGTTAAAGAAAGGGGCAAGTAAAGCCTAA
- a CDS encoding XRE family transcriptional regulator, whose product MTMPGEDSKRYQHFLKELTEHFEDKESPDIVESVGERIKKIRETEGISLEELSVKTGFPVDLLSEIENQTVSPQIGTIIKLAKSLKTVFGTLTAEEGEKTYSIVRHGERKVVSRSASQKGHNYTYMSLASDVKGRHMESFIVKLEPETQDQELSAHDGEEFIFVIDGEMKARVGEKVEILSTGDTIYYLSSIPHLVTSNRKEPTYILAVIYTGSD is encoded by the coding sequence ATGACTATGCCCGGGGAAGACAGCAAAAGATACCAACATTTTTTAAAGGAATTAACTGAGCACTTTGAGGATAAAGAGAGCCCAGATATAGTTGAATCGGTTGGTGAGAGAATTAAAAAGATAAGAGAAACAGAAGGAATCTCCCTTGAAGAACTTTCAGTCAAAACAGGGTTCCCTGTCGATTTGCTATCAGAAATTGAAAATCAAACTGTTTCCCCGCAGATTGGAACTATCATAAAACTTGCCAAATCCCTGAAAACAGTCTTTGGGACACTCACTGCAGAAGAAGGAGAAAAAACCTATTCAATAGTACGGCATGGCGAAAGGAAGGTAGTTTCCAGATCGGCATCACAAAAAGGACACAATTACACCTATATGTCCCTTGCCTCTGATGTAAAAGGCAGACATATGGAATCCTTCATTGTAAAGCTGGAACCAGAAACCCAGGATCAAGAATTATCGGCACATGATGGAGAGGAGTTTATATTCGTCATTGATGGAGAAATGAAGGCACGTGTGGGGGAAAAAGTGGAAATCTTATCTACCGGGGACACCATTTATTATCTCTCAAGCATTCCCCATTTAGTAACCTCAAATAGAAAAGAGCCGACCTATATTCTCGCAGTTATTTATACGGGCTCTGATTGA